Proteins encoded together in one Planctopirus ephydatiae window:
- a CDS encoding lysophospholipid acyltransferase family protein, protein MAIPVCLPESTKKDVNVDITELPSTTPNDVVNHEPAASVTAGTNVSAAISEPFQQVVEPQPVPPPGLPLGVQRNWVWFYWQMVFRMVFYPWMGYRVSGSEQFNNSEGGLILSNHQSMLDPLLLPLAFGRPVTYLARSTLFEKRFLGAFLRKVYVVPIDRDAARAGSLREMQRRLEQGFLVGIFPEGTRSVDGEMGPLKPGFLALMRRGKVPVYPAGIAGAHLALPRGKLMLRPRRVRVVFGKPILPEEIAAYSKQQDAELIELVRQRIAACAQAAEAWRRGGPAPEGPL, encoded by the coding sequence ATGGCCATCCCAGTTTGTTTGCCAGAATCGACGAAGAAAGACGTGAACGTGGATATTACCGAGCTTCCCTCGACCACTCCCAACGATGTGGTCAATCATGAGCCAGCCGCCTCTGTAACAGCGGGGACGAACGTATCGGCGGCTATTTCCGAGCCATTCCAACAAGTTGTTGAACCACAACCTGTTCCACCTCCCGGGTTGCCACTTGGAGTCCAGCGGAATTGGGTCTGGTTTTACTGGCAGATGGTCTTCCGGATGGTGTTCTACCCCTGGATGGGTTACCGGGTGAGTGGATCGGAGCAGTTCAATAACTCGGAGGGTGGGCTGATCTTGAGTAATCATCAGAGCATGCTCGATCCTTTGCTGTTACCACTGGCATTTGGGCGGCCCGTCACTTATCTGGCACGAAGTACCTTGTTTGAAAAGCGGTTTCTGGGAGCTTTCTTAAGGAAGGTTTATGTGGTGCCGATTGATCGGGATGCGGCTCGTGCGGGAAGCCTGAGGGAAATGCAGCGCCGTCTCGAACAGGGGTTTCTGGTGGGGATTTTTCCTGAGGGGACACGATCGGTCGATGGAGAAATGGGGCCACTGAAACCAGGGTTTCTGGCCCTGATGCGACGCGGGAAAGTCCCTGTTTATCCTGCAGGGATTGCGGGAGCCCATCTGGCTCTGCCACGAGGCAAACTGATGCTGCGTCCCCGGCGGGTGCGCGTCGTCTTTGGGAAGCCTATCCTGCCCGAGGAGATTGCCGCTTACAGCAAGCAACAGGATGCTGAACTGATTGAACTCGTCCGGCAAAGAATCGCAGCTTGTGCTCAAGCAGCAGAAGCCTGGCGGCGGGGTGGGCCTGCTCCTGAAGGGCCCCTATGA